A window of the Gossypium hirsutum isolate 1008001.06 chromosome A03, Gossypium_hirsutum_v2.1, whole genome shotgun sequence genome harbors these coding sequences:
- the LOC107887676 gene encoding stemmadenine O-acetyltransferase: MKLEVEVILEEIIKPSSPTPEQFRHYQLSSLDQQIPPVYNHLVLFYPATTNAQTYNFKLSVSQALTHFYLLAGRIKNNSIVDCNDEGIPFKEAHVKCRLSDFLHDPLPQQLNKLYPFPLDDAAELPMGIQFNTFLCGGIGIGVCVSHKIGDALSFFTFLNTWAAIARGDTKSVVWPELVSAKLFPPRNVSVPEPVMEKSEKNIATKRLVFSASKIEEIRAKYAVDHEIRPSRIEALSAFIWSRFIASTKEKPSPNAFYVIFHTVNIRTKFEPPLSAQSFGNIFRLAVTVPSLDKGKDDGSNLVSQIRDSIRKIDKEYVRKLQAGEDLFELTNQGDEKGETIPLVFTSLCRFPLYEADFGWGKPVWIGSASLSAKNLVVFMDTATGDGIEAWINLEEEDMAKFGSDEELLATFKSTFVWE, encoded by the coding sequence ATGAAGCTTGAGGTTGAAGTAATATTGGAAGAGATAATCAAGCCATCTTCTCCGACTCCTGAACAATTTCGCCATTACCAACTCTCCTCACTTGATCAACAAATACCACCAGTTTATAACCATCTGGTCTTGTTCTACCCCGCCACAACCAATGCCCAAACCTACAACTTTAAGCTGTCGGTATCCCAGGCCCTAACCCACTTCTATCTCCTAGCGGGACGCATCAAAAACAACTCCATTGTCGACTGCAATGACGAGGGGATTCCCTTTAAAGAAGCCCACGTCAAGTGCCGGCTTTCAGATTTTTTACACGATCCACTTCCTCAACAACTCAACAAATTGTACCCTTTTCCTCTCGATGATGCTGCGGAGTTGCCCATGGGGATCCAATTCAATACTTTCCTTTGTGGTGGAATCGGGATTGGTGTGTGTGTTTCACATAAAATCGGCGATGCTTTATccttttttacgtttttgaataCGTGGGCAGCCATTGCTCGTGGGGATACGAAGAGCGTGGTCTGGCCTGAGTTGGTATCGGCCAAGCTTTTTCCCCCGCGGAACGTATCAGTGCCTGAACCAGTAATGGAAAAAAGTGAAAAGAATATAGCGACGAAGAGGTTGGTGTTTAGTGCTTCTAAAATAGAGGAAATCAGAGCCAAATACGCTGTCGATCATGAAATCCGCCCTTCACGTATTGAGGCCTTGTCTGCTTTCATATGGAGCCGTTTCATTGCTTCCACTAAGGAAAAACCAAGCCCTAATGCATTCTACGTGATTTTTCATACAGTTAATATACGTACAAAATTTGAGCCCCCGCTGTCAGCACAGTCTTTTGGGAACATTTTTCGACTTGCCGTAACAGTTCCTTCCCTGGACAAGGGAAAAGACGATGGGTCTAATCTTGTTAGCCAAATAAGGGACTCCATTAGAAAAATCGACAAAGAATACGTGAGGAAACTTCAGGCTGGTGAGGATTTATTCGAGTTAACCAACCAAGGGGATGAAAAGGGAGAGACGATCCCTTTAGTTTTCACTAGTTTATGCAGGTTTCCACTATACGAAGCTGATTTTGGCTGGGGAAAACCAGTATGGATCGGTTCCGCAAGCTTGAGCGCCAAGAATCTGGTTGTCTTCATGGATACTGCAACTGGTGATGGCATAGAAGCTTGGATTAATCTAGAGGAGGAAGACATGGCTAAATTTGGAAGTGATGAAGAATTGCTTGCAACATTCAAAAGCACTTTTGTTTGGGAATGA